The proteins below are encoded in one region of Paenibacillus sp.:
- a CDS encoding ABC transporter permease, which yields MKQAAPTAVVLAQPKVRKRTSEYRKYAPLLLMMIPGLLYFLFNNYLPMLGIVIAFKDINFAKGILNSDWIGLANFEYLFKTSDAYIITRNTILYNVFFIVVGTVLSLATAIMLNEIKQKVLMKTYQAIITLPHLISMVIVSYLVFAVLGPETGFLNRTVLPWFGNEEGISWYTEASYWPTILTLVHFWKGVGFSSIVFFAALVGIDEEYFEAARLDGANRWQQILHITLPMLMPVIIILTLLAVGRIFYSDFGLFYQVPLNSGALFETTSTIDTYVFNGLLGHGDIGMSTAAGVYQSIVGFILVLLANYTVRVYSKENALF from the coding sequence ACGAACCAGCGAATACCGAAAGTATGCACCGCTTTTACTGATGATGATCCCCGGACTGCTTTATTTTCTATTTAACAATTACTTGCCGATGCTGGGAATCGTCATCGCATTCAAGGACATCAATTTCGCGAAAGGCATCTTGAACAGCGATTGGATCGGCCTCGCCAATTTCGAGTATTTGTTTAAAACATCGGATGCGTACATCATTACGAGAAATACAATCCTATACAACGTGTTCTTCATCGTAGTCGGAACGGTCCTGTCATTAGCCACCGCCATTATGCTGAACGAGATCAAACAGAAAGTGTTAATGAAAACCTATCAGGCTATTATTACGCTTCCGCACTTAATCTCAATGGTTATCGTCAGCTATCTGGTGTTTGCCGTGCTGGGTCCGGAAACCGGTTTCTTGAATCGGACGGTGCTGCCGTGGTTCGGGAACGAGGAGGGAATTTCCTGGTATACGGAAGCAAGCTATTGGCCGACGATTCTGACGCTGGTGCATTTTTGGAAAGGAGTAGGCTTCTCCAGCATCGTATTCTTTGCCGCCTTGGTCGGCATCGATGAAGAGTACTTCGAAGCGGCGAGACTGGACGGAGCGAATCGTTGGCAGCAAATTTTACATATCACCCTGCCGATGCTGATGCCGGTCATCATCATTTTGACGTTGCTTGCCGTTGGACGGATTTTCTACTCCGATTTCGGGTTGTTCTACCAAGTACCGTTGAACTCCGGCGCTTTGTTCGAAACGACGTCTACCATCGATACCTACGTGTTTAACGGGTTACTAGGCCACGGCGACATCGGCATGTCTACGGCGGCAGGCGTATACCAATCGATCGTCGGGTTTATACTCGTCCTTCTAGCGAACTACACGGTAAGAGTGTACAGCAAAGAAAATGCATTATTCTAG
- a CDS encoding carbohydrate ABC transporter permease — translation MKQDGKGITYVSHIALFLFAAACIAPFVLLISASLTDQDSIIANGYSFYPTVFSADAYTYLFDRGADIIRAYGVTLFITIFGTLLGVTITALLAYPLSRSVTPHRNLIMFLVFFTMLFHGGLVPSYLVYTQFFELKNTIWALIIPGLLTNGFYVMLMRTFFQTTIPAALLESAQLDGAGEFRTLWSIVLPLSTPIMATIGMFISIMYWNDWQNGMIYITKPELFSIQNLLKRIMEDMNFIKDSMGAEAGAALAEMPSDSVKMAIAVIGALPILVAYPFFQKYFVKGIMIGAVKG, via the coding sequence TTGAAACAAGATGGCAAAGGAATAACGTATGTTAGTCACATCGCTTTGTTTTTGTTTGCTGCAGCATGCATTGCCCCGTTCGTACTGTTAATTTCCGCATCGTTAACGGATCAGGACAGCATTATCGCCAACGGGTATTCCTTCTATCCAACGGTATTTAGCGCTGACGCGTATACGTATTTGTTCGACAGGGGAGCGGATATTATCCGCGCTTACGGAGTCACGCTCTTCATCACGATCTTTGGAACGTTGCTTGGCGTAACGATTACGGCCCTTCTTGCCTACCCGCTATCCAGAAGCGTGACGCCGCATCGCAATCTCATTATGTTTCTGGTGTTTTTCACCATGCTGTTTCATGGCGGACTTGTCCCTAGCTACTTGGTATACACGCAATTTTTCGAATTGAAAAATACCATTTGGGCGCTCATCATTCCTGGGTTGTTGACCAACGGATTTTACGTCATGCTCATGCGGACCTTCTTCCAGACGACGATTCCGGCCGCGCTGCTCGAGTCCGCGCAGCTTGACGGCGCCGGGGAGTTCCGAACGCTCTGGTCGATCGTTCTTCCATTATCGACGCCGATCATGGCGACCATCGGAATGTTCATTTCCATCATGTATTGGAACGATTGGCAGAACGGCATGATTTATATCACGAAGCCGGAGTTATTCAGCATTCAAAATTTATTGAAGCGAATTATGGAAGATATGAACTTCATTAAAGATTCCATGGGTGCGGAAGCCGGCGCCGCATTAGCGGAAATGCCTTCAGATTCGGTGAAAATGGCGATTGCGGTCATCGGGGCTTTACCAATACTCGTTGCGTACCCGTTCTTCCAGAAGTATTTCGTCAAAGGGATCATGATCGGCGCTGTGAAAGGGTAA